One genomic window of Corynebacterium diphtheriae includes the following:
- a CDS encoding ABC transporter permease subunit, whose translation MRTGLWIFSVVAIAAVAVGIPYAMLLKAAGTGTAAVAPIILSSTIALCATLLAVGIGTVGALAAAQFSRTVVLLLDVILLFQLTIPHFVIGAGWKTIMGRTGIHLCSQCNFSGLGPLLFTFTVAFTPLAYFVQRTALRSVSSREVDAARVAGLHGWALFRAVYQPRLVLFAPALAVFIFSAALSDPVTPNVMAPRASLAATRVWFQGDQAGTALALTLPVAGAVVVAGLVYARLLRSNPALVELLHFAGDSSGQPHRAVGAQVRAPQAVLCFLGAVAGLFVLVAAYRGFVHGSETPMGNAVVNTVGLAFLVLLCSLLLSAVALGARRSCGLRWGWLGRRGVDAVFALLALLPGAAIGCGLQIALNHPGVYGPWASLSLVLLACLPSSLAMTYFLMVYIGPLMSRSEYMVSLLQGVGPLRAVASIVLQRSTNVVILGFLMVFSNASVLAVPLLWVSSPDTPLLMLRLFTLLDAANYPAALYISMTVSLFIVSLAGAIVVSINGVGLAAFARKQVAPWR comes from the coding sequence ATGAGAACTGGGTTGTGGATTTTTTCGGTGGTGGCGATCGCCGCGGTGGCGGTGGGCATTCCTTATGCCATGTTATTGAAAGCGGCAGGGACGGGCACTGCGGCGGTCGCACCGATCATCCTCAGCAGCACAATTGCATTGTGTGCAACTTTGTTGGCGGTGGGTATTGGCACGGTGGGTGCGTTGGCGGCAGCGCAGTTTTCTCGTACAGTAGTATTGCTTCTCGACGTCATCCTGCTGTTCCAGCTCACCATCCCGCATTTTGTTATCGGTGCTGGTTGGAAGACGATCATGGGACGCACGGGTATTCACCTGTGCTCGCAGTGTAATTTTTCGGGCCTTGGGCCGTTGTTGTTCACGTTCACGGTGGCGTTTACCCCGTTGGCATATTTTGTGCAGCGCACGGCGTTGCGCTCGGTGTCGTCGCGTGAGGTGGATGCGGCTCGGGTGGCGGGCCTTCATGGGTGGGCGTTGTTTCGCGCGGTGTATCAGCCGCGGTTGGTGTTGTTTGCCCCTGCGCTTGCAGTGTTTATTTTTAGTGCGGCGTTGTCGGATCCGGTAACGCCGAATGTGATGGCTCCGCGGGCGTCGTTGGCGGCAACACGGGTGTGGTTCCAAGGCGATCAGGCGGGGACTGCGCTGGCGCTTACGTTGCCGGTGGCTGGTGCGGTGGTCGTTGCGGGGCTGGTGTATGCACGGCTGTTGCGTAGTAATCCGGCGTTGGTGGAGTTGCTTCATTTTGCTGGCGATTCTTCCGGCCAGCCACATCGTGCGGTGGGTGCGCAGGTGCGTGCCCCGCAGGCGGTGTTGTGTTTCCTAGGTGCAGTTGCGGGATTATTTGTGCTGGTGGCGGCCTATCGTGGTTTTGTGCATGGTTCTGAGACGCCGATGGGCAATGCGGTGGTCAATACGGTGGGGTTGGCGTTTTTGGTGTTGTTGTGTTCGTTGTTGTTGTCGGCGGTTGCATTGGGGGCGCGGCGTTCGTGTGGCCTGCGGTGGGGTTGGTTGGGCCGGCGTGGTGTTGATGCTGTGTTTGCGTTGTTGGCGTTGTTGCCGGGGGCTGCGATTGGTTGTGGTTTGCAGATTGCGTTGAATCATCCGGGAGTGTACGGGCCGTGGGCGTCGTTAAGCTTGGTGTTGTTGGCGTGTCTGCCGAGTTCGCTGGCTATGACGTATTTTTTGATGGTTTATATCGGTCCGTTGATGTCACGTTCGGAGTATATGGTGTCGTTGTTGCAGGGTGTTGGTCCGCTGCGGGCGGTGGCGTCGATTGTGTTGCAGCGTTCGACGAATGTGGTGATTTTGGGCTTTTTGATGGTGTTTTCTAATGCGTCGGTACTAGCGGTGCCGTTGTTGTGGGTGAGTTCGCCGGATACTCCCCTTCTGATGTTGCGGCTTTTCACGCTTCTCGACGCCGCCAATTACCCGGCGGCGCTGTACATCAGCATGACTGTGTCTCTTTTTATCGTGTCCCTTGCTGGGGCGATCGTTGTGAGTATTAATGGCGTGGGCTTGGCTGCCTTCGCTAGGAAACAGGTGGCACCATGGCGTTAA
- a CDS encoding ABC transporter substrate-binding protein, with protein MLSKWLRLLAVCVVAMVSVATVYRTLFPAKTAVTIMCSNDVTVCEQWKRDIARELGLNVRYVSLPTQEALKRLRTGSHEFDVWVGGPSENYRLAARLGLLQAVDLPAADAIQGPFKDPQNRWFGVYASVLSVCSDRDALAELGVPVPRTWSDLMRPELRGWVSAPSPVSSGTGYAMLLSMQAAGLSQDEIAAIVGNVDRFTRSGNAPSDVVAHGEAAVAISYEPYCQNKMTRSGRDVEISYPGEGTSFEIASGGVVAQGHNKSAAYEVMNWLLSPSGQTSARRVGLPQIPTSDLVVGNISTRLKDSHGIVAVDPAVADSERDRWMSWFSEQRA; from the coding sequence GTGTTATCAAAATGGTTACGGTTACTTGCTGTCTGTGTTGTGGCGATGGTGTCGGTGGCTACGGTGTATCGGACGCTGTTTCCAGCGAAGACTGCTGTGACTATCATGTGTTCGAATGATGTGACGGTGTGTGAGCAGTGGAAGCGTGATATTGCTCGTGAGTTGGGGTTGAATGTTCGTTATGTAAGCTTGCCTACGCAGGAGGCGTTGAAGCGGCTGCGTACGGGTTCGCATGAGTTTGATGTGTGGGTTGGGGGGCCTTCGGAGAATTATCGGCTGGCTGCACGATTGGGGTTGTTGCAGGCGGTGGATTTGCCGGCGGCGGATGCGATTCAGGGGCCGTTTAAGGATCCACAGAATCGGTGGTTTGGGGTGTATGCGTCGGTGTTGAGTGTGTGTAGTGATCGTGATGCGTTGGCGGAGTTGGGGGTGCCGGTTCCGCGTACGTGGTCGGATTTGATGCGTCCTGAGTTGCGGGGTTGGGTGTCGGCTCCGTCGCCGGTGTCGTCTGGTACGGGGTATGCAATGTTGTTGAGTATGCAGGCCGCGGGGTTGTCGCAGGATGAGATTGCGGCGATTGTGGGAAATGTGGATCGGTTTACGCGTTCAGGTAATGCGCCGAGTGATGTGGTGGCGCATGGTGAGGCTGCGGTGGCGATTTCTTATGAGCCGTATTGTCAGAATAAGATGACGCGTTCTGGTCGTGATGTGGAGATTTCTTATCCTGGGGAGGGCACGTCGTTTGAGATTGCTTCTGGCGGTGTGGTGGCGCAGGGGCATAATAAGTCGGCGGCGTATGAGGTGATGAATTGGTTGTTGTCGCCGTCGGGGCAGACGTCGGCGCGGCGGGTGGGATTACCGCAGATCCCCACAAGCGATTTGGTTGTGGGCAATATTTCTACGCGTTTGAAGGATTCGCATGGCATTGTTGCGGTGGATCCGGCGGTTGCCGATTCTGAGCGTGATCGGTGGATGAGTTGGTTTTCGGAGCAGCGGGCATGA
- a CDS encoding MFS transporter — translation MFAWLQAPGPAAPLPAEQVDRIYPRMRLQVFMGIFLGYAGFYLIRNNISAIAPLLIDESGAIDKPAIGIIGNAVLVSYGLSKFFSAMVSDRSNARYFLPLGLALSALMNLVVAFVPWVSASVGVFATVMFLNGWFQGMGYPPCGRIVVQWFSTSERGWKGSLWNTSHNLGAFGLPVLVGIGLSMTGENWRAAYWLPALVALVVALVAFLLIRDNPQSVGLPPIDDYRNDPAKVAEDTGEKISTKDLVFKHILHSRIIMLLAIANVFVYALRYGVLHWITTYLSEQHHMSVKGGLAGFAAFELAGFIGTILCGWLSDNVFKGNRSAAISLFTLGAGLSIAAYWLAPVGTPFWLMVIFVAFIGGFIYGPVGLIGLQALDLSPRNVAGTAAGFTGLFGYLLGATLASTGVGFLVKFAGWNVTFIVFLVFTVLILVIFQVIWREEKKLMQERAVKLEQGV, via the coding sequence ATGTTTGCTTGGTTGCAAGCCCCCGGCCCTGCTGCCCCGCTGCCGGCGGAGCAGGTGGATCGCATCTACCCACGGATGCGTCTGCAGGTGTTCATGGGTATTTTCTTGGGCTATGCGGGTTTTTATTTGATCCGTAATAATATTTCGGCGATTGCCCCGTTGCTTATTGATGAAAGTGGCGCGATTGATAAGCCGGCGATCGGCATTATTGGTAATGCTGTGTTGGTCAGCTATGGTCTGTCTAAGTTCTTTAGTGCCATGGTGTCGGATCGTTCTAATGCTCGCTATTTCTTGCCGTTGGGCTTGGCGCTGTCGGCGCTGATGAACTTGGTAGTTGCGTTTGTGCCGTGGGTTTCGGCCAGCGTGGGCGTGTTTGCTACGGTGATGTTCCTTAATGGTTGGTTCCAGGGCATGGGTTACCCTCCTTGTGGCCGTATTGTGGTGCAGTGGTTCTCTACTAGTGAGCGCGGTTGGAAGGGTTCGTTGTGGAACACTTCTCACAACTTGGGTGCTTTTGGTTTGCCAGTGTTGGTTGGTATTGGTTTGAGCATGACGGGCGAGAACTGGCGTGCTGCTTACTGGCTTCCTGCGTTGGTTGCTTTGGTTGTCGCGTTGGTTGCGTTCTTGCTTATTCGTGATAATCCTCAGTCTGTTGGCTTGCCGCCTATCGACGACTACCGCAACGATCCTGCGAAGGTTGCGGAGGATACGGGCGAGAAGATTTCGACGAAGGATTTGGTGTTCAAGCATATTTTGCACAGCCGCATCATTATGCTCTTGGCCATTGCGAATGTGTTTGTTTATGCCTTGCGTTATGGTGTTTTGCACTGGATTACCACGTACTTGTCTGAGCAGCACCACATGAGCGTTAAAGGCGGTCTGGCTGGTTTCGCTGCTTTCGAGTTGGCTGGTTTTATTGGCACGATTCTGTGCGGTTGGCTGTCGGACAATGTGTTTAAGGGCAATCGTTCTGCTGCTATTTCGTTGTTCACCTTGGGCGCTGGTTTGTCTATCGCTGCATACTGGTTGGCTCCTGTGGGTACGCCGTTCTGGTTGATGGTTATCTTCGTTGCCTTTATTGGTGGCTTTATCTACGGTCCTGTTGGCTTGATCGGTTTGCAGGCATTGGATCTTTCACCTCGTAACGTGGCTGGTACCGCTGCTGGCTTCACGGGCTTGTTCGGTTACCTGCTGGGTGCAACCTTGGCTTCGACTGGTGTGGGCTTCTTGGTTAAGTTCGCTGGTTGGAATGTCACGTTCATTGTGTTCTTGGTCTTTACGGTTTTGATTCTGGTTATTTTCCAGGTGATCTGGCGCGAGGAGAAGAAGTTGATGCAGGAGCGTGCTGTGAAGCTCGAGCAGGGTGTTTAG
- a CDS encoding response regulator transcription factor, translating into MHRLRVLVVDDEPQMVQIISYALELEGWEVLSASSAQKGWQLLGEYRCDLVILDVMLPDASGYALCERIRAAGHVAATPVIMLTALGDTDNRVEGLEAGADDYVAKPFSPKELVLRAQAVVRRCGGVVQSELREIVAGEVSVNPATHAVVIGGRRVDTTATEGKLLQALVSHPNEVVSVKRLLNEVWDTTATQGGRNMVKSTAYRLRKKLENAGLPADSILAVRGQGYVFQYE; encoded by the coding sequence ATGCATAGGCTTCGTGTTCTTGTTGTTGATGATGAGCCTCAGATGGTTCAGATTATTTCTTATGCTTTGGAGTTGGAGGGCTGGGAGGTGTTGTCGGCTTCCTCGGCGCAAAAGGGGTGGCAGTTGCTTGGCGAGTATCGGTGTGATCTGGTGATTTTGGATGTGATGCTTCCTGACGCTTCGGGGTATGCGTTGTGTGAGCGGATTCGTGCTGCTGGACATGTTGCTGCGACTCCGGTGATTATGTTGACTGCGCTTGGTGATACGGATAATCGGGTGGAGGGGCTTGAGGCGGGCGCGGATGATTATGTGGCTAAGCCGTTTTCGCCGAAGGAGTTGGTGTTGCGGGCTCAGGCGGTGGTGCGTCGTTGTGGTGGTGTGGTGCAGTCGGAGTTGCGGGAGATTGTTGCGGGTGAGGTGTCGGTGAATCCGGCGACGCATGCGGTGGTGATTGGTGGTCGTAGGGTGGATACGACTGCTACGGAGGGGAAGCTGTTGCAGGCGTTGGTTTCACACCCGAATGAGGTGGTTAGTGTGAAGCGTTTGTTGAATGAGGTGTGGGATACGACGGCGACTCAGGGTGGCCGAAATATGGTGAAGTCGACGGCGTATCGCTTGCGCAAAAAGTTAGAAAATGCAGGTTTGCCTGCGGATTCTATCCTTGCGGTCCGGGGTCAGGGGTACGTCTTTCAGTACGAGTGA
- a CDS encoding sensor histidine kinase, protein MFAALVLTACGSACATSLVTAAVVLRRGCDQGATITDEQILAHEIRTPLSLIKGAAELLSQESDPHKCERLVATIGANSTRAIEVAESFLLQAKLNSGSVKLQVSQCDVRGLVRSTAQELRAMSEVPIVVDDPGDPLMIDGDAQLLRHALWNVLNNAARYAGSDSDIVVGVEESATGVIVTVADYGPGMTSRQRRDMFVPFAQFGQAHTQAQSTAAVPSGAGLGMAITQKIVQLHRGSVLVDSIADHGTSVLITLPRTYYA, encoded by the coding sequence ATGTTTGCTGCTCTGGTTCTCACTGCGTGTGGGTCTGCGTGTGCTACGTCGTTGGTTACGGCTGCGGTGGTGCTCCGGCGCGGCTGCGATCAGGGGGCGACGATAACGGATGAGCAGATTTTGGCTCATGAGATTCGCACGCCGTTGTCGTTGATTAAGGGGGCTGCGGAGTTGCTGAGCCAGGAGTCGGATCCGCACAAGTGTGAGCGGCTCGTGGCTACTATTGGGGCGAATTCGACGCGTGCGATTGAGGTGGCGGAGTCGTTTTTGTTGCAGGCAAAGCTCAATAGTGGCTCGGTGAAGTTGCAGGTGTCGCAGTGCGATGTGCGGGGGCTGGTGCGTAGTACTGCGCAGGAGCTGCGGGCCATGAGCGAGGTACCGATTGTGGTGGATGATCCTGGTGATCCGTTGATGATTGATGGGGATGCGCAGTTATTGCGGCATGCGTTGTGGAATGTGTTGAATAATGCTGCGCGTTATGCGGGCTCGGATAGCGATATTGTGGTGGGGGTTGAGGAGAGCGCTACTGGGGTGATTGTGACGGTGGCGGATTATGGGCCAGGGATGACGTCGCGTCAGCGTCGGGATATGTTTGTGCCCTTTGCCCAGTTCGGCCAGGCCCATACACAGGCCCAGAGCACAGCTGCGGTTCCGTCTGGTGCGGGGTTGGGGATGGCGATTACGCAGAAGATTGTGCAGTTGCATCGTGGTTCGGTGTTGGTGGATTCTATTGCGGATCATGGAACGTCGGTGTTGATTACTCTTCCTAGGACTTACTATGCATAG
- a CDS encoding Na+/H+ antiporter subunit G: MLYDSIASVLIIIAGLLFVVSATALWHAPDALTRANLLGPATSVALPLIVIATLVHDIGAGSFEINHLVRAIVAIVALWVVLAVASFVMGRALHEVSQEP, translated from the coding sequence ATGTTGTACGACTCCATTGCTTCTGTCCTGATTATCATCGCGGGACTGCTGTTCGTGGTCAGTGCTACCGCCCTGTGGCACGCCCCCGATGCATTGACGAGGGCTAATCTGCTTGGCCCAGCCACGAGCGTGGCTCTTCCTTTGATCGTGATTGCTACTTTGGTGCACGATATTGGTGCTGGCAGCTTTGAGATCAACCATTTGGTGCGTGCGATCGTGGCGATCGTGGCGTTGTGGGTGGTGTTGGCGGTTGCCAGCTTTGTGATGGGCCGTGCTTTGCATGAGGTTTCCCAGGAGCCGTAG
- a CDS encoding monovalent cation/H+ antiporter subunit E, with protein MHAPLYVVWLIGQIFVATGVLIKDMFHGYKSMEPCVVYYPLRVTKEWQITALAASITITPGTMSIGLREDGTLLVHAVYGHNPADVLADIATMEEHLAPSVKDIPHKVANVRIEHPAHLAIRKEQ; from the coding sequence ATGCATGCTCCGTTGTATGTTGTGTGGCTGATCGGGCAGATCTTTGTAGCCACGGGTGTGCTGATTAAAGACATGTTCCATGGGTATAAGAGCATGGAACCGTGTGTGGTGTATTACCCGCTGCGGGTGACTAAGGAGTGGCAGATCACGGCGCTGGCGGCGTCGATTACGATTACGCCTGGCACTATGTCGATTGGTTTGCGTGAAGACGGCACCTTGTTAGTGCACGCCGTGTATGGCCATAATCCTGCGGATGTGTTGGCGGATATTGCCACGATGGAGGAGCATTTGGCGCCTTCGGTCAAGGATATTCCTCATAAGGTGGCCAATGTTCGTATTGAGCACCCTGCACATCTTGCTATTCGGAAGGAGCAGTAA
- a CDS encoding monovalent cation/H+ antiporter subunit D family protein, whose translation MDFVLPLFVGLPLLTVALTVMAPWRVVRDGFAVVVPVLTGLAGAWLFAYTATHGTIAHSIGLYVGGVAIPFVADQFSAIMIVTTSIVAFASNWFAVAVGETRARFYAPLSLMLLTGVMGALLTADLFNFFVFIEVMLLPSYGLMAMTGTWARLSAGRTFVLVNLATSTILVMAVSVLYGTVGAVNIAALAGAARGNGPVSVVMGIVVIALIVKAGVFPVHTWLPRSYPATSASVMGLFSGLHTKVAVYMLFRIYVVIFDLEQRWIWLITVICILSMLVGAFAGLAENSMRRVLAYQMVNGMPFILVMLAFTSGNEQAALAAGIFYALHHMITVGSLILSAGAIEETYGTDLLSKLTGIARRDPWVAAVFVIGAFSVVGFPPFSGLWGKVFIVVGVAHQATWQAWLVIAVIVIASFGAFLSMLRLWREVFWGAVMNRERVPESMRVPWHRLAPAAVLAVTSLAMFVFAGPLVGATRAAAGDLLDVPAYTQAVLGDNPIGLATDLQGGK comes from the coding sequence ATGGATTTTGTACTTCCACTTTTTGTGGGCCTCCCACTGCTCACGGTGGCGCTCACTGTCATGGCACCGTGGCGTGTTGTACGTGACGGCTTCGCCGTTGTGGTGCCGGTGCTAACGGGTCTAGCTGGTGCGTGGCTGTTTGCTTATACCGCAACGCATGGCACGATTGCGCACTCGATTGGTTTGTACGTCGGTGGCGTGGCTATCCCCTTTGTAGCGGATCAGTTCAGTGCCATCATGATTGTTACTACTTCGATCGTGGCGTTTGCGTCTAACTGGTTTGCGGTGGCTGTGGGTGAGACTCGTGCTCGCTTCTATGCTCCGCTGTCACTGATGTTGTTGACCGGTGTGATGGGCGCATTGCTCACCGCTGACCTGTTTAACTTCTTCGTGTTCATTGAGGTCATGCTGTTGCCTTCTTATGGTTTGATGGCTATGACGGGCACGTGGGCACGTTTGTCGGCTGGGCGGACGTTCGTACTGGTCAACTTGGCTACGTCGACAATTCTGGTCATGGCGGTGTCGGTGCTCTACGGCACTGTGGGTGCTGTCAACATTGCGGCGCTCGCGGGGGCAGCTCGCGGCAATGGTCCGGTGTCTGTGGTGATGGGCATTGTGGTCATCGCGCTGATTGTCAAAGCTGGCGTGTTCCCTGTTCACACATGGTTGCCGCGTTCCTACCCGGCGACGTCGGCAAGCGTGATGGGCTTGTTCTCCGGCCTGCACACCAAGGTTGCCGTGTACATGCTGTTCCGCATCTACGTGGTGATTTTCGACCTCGAGCAGCGCTGGATCTGGCTAATCACCGTGATCTGTATTCTGTCCATGCTGGTCGGCGCTTTTGCCGGTTTGGCTGAAAACTCGATGCGTCGCGTTCTGGCCTACCAGATGGTCAACGGCATGCCATTCATCTTGGTCATGCTGGCGTTTACCTCCGGCAACGAACAGGCTGCTTTGGCTGCGGGTATCTTCTACGCCCTGCACCACATGATCACTGTTGGTTCGTTGATTTTGAGTGCCGGCGCTATTGAAGAAACCTACGGCACTGACCTGCTCTCCAAACTCACCGGCATTGCCCGGCGCGACCCGTGGGTTGCTGCTGTGTTCGTGATCGGCGCGTTCTCCGTGGTTGGTTTCCCACCATTTTCTGGCCTGTGGGGCAAGGTGTTCATCGTGGTCGGTGTGGCTCATCAGGCTACGTGGCAGGCCTGGTTGGTAATCGCCGTGATTGTGATTGCAAGCTTTGGTGCGTTCTTGTCCATGCTGCGGTTGTGGCGTGAGGTGTTCTGGGGTGCGGTGATGAACCGTGAGCGTGTCCCGGAGTCGATGCGGGTGCCGTGGCATCGCTTGGCCCCTGCGGCGGTGTTGGCGGTTACGTCGTTAGCTATGTTCGTGTTCGCGGGTCCTTTGGTGGGCGCTACGCGTGCGGCTGCTGGCGACTTATTGGATGTGCCGGCTTACACCCAAGCGGTCTTGGGGGATAACCCCATTGGCCTTGCCACTGATCTTCAGGGAGGCAAATAA
- a CDS encoding cation:proton antiporter subunit C: MILSLSIAVLAAAGTYMVLQRGMLRIVIGMTLISHAVNLIILNAGVPKWRGEAFPSLTDISESSDPVPQAFVLTAIVIAMATTTYMLTLSGLGRSDDTLAEEVADETSPLQTLGRSTTNAEAVEDLEHAAKRAATRQEETH, translated from the coding sequence ATGATTCTTTCTCTTTCTATTGCCGTTCTTGCCGCTGCCGGCACTTATATGGTGTTGCAGCGCGGTATGTTGCGCATTGTGATTGGTATGACGCTGATTAGCCATGCCGTGAACTTGATCATTTTGAACGCTGGTGTTCCTAAGTGGCGTGGCGAGGCATTCCCCTCCCTTACCGACATCAGCGAATCTTCGGACCCCGTGCCGCAGGCATTCGTGTTGACGGCCATCGTGATCGCTATGGCAACGACCACGTATATGCTCACGCTTTCGGGCTTGGGGCGTTCCGACGACACCCTCGCGGAGGAAGTCGCCGACGAAACCTCGCCATTGCAGACCCTCGGCCGCTCGACCACCAATGCGGAAGCCGTGGAGGATCTGGAGCACGCCGCTAAGCGTGCTGCAACCCGCCAGGAGGAGACTCACTAA